From one Paludisphaera rhizosphaerae genomic stretch:
- a CDS encoding PP2C family protein-serine/threonine phosphatase, whose amino-acid sequence MAFLSNLKRWWRQTFGGWSSDQDLEATDEFATLSSLTLDPGRLRLKVGVVSVRGNYREHNEDNYFVPGRRPVRHDVLNESGEHPTMTLEPSNLFIVADGMGGQQGGEQASLMAVEMIPREIAKRLPADQTEPRHVQEAIREAVAQVNQEILGSSGALTEFANMGTTVVLAQFRPDKVYVAGIGDSRAYRLRDGVLERLTKDHSLADALVEAGTITPEELQNHKFKNVLYLYLGSKDARSGPEDFRVMDVRLGDRFLMASDGLTGVVSDLELGRVLGSVNDPQEAAVMLKNLALANDSKDNVTCLVVHVVAQA is encoded by the coding sequence GTGGCCTTTTTATCGAATTTGAAGCGATGGTGGCGGCAGACGTTCGGGGGATGGTCGAGCGACCAGGACCTCGAAGCGACCGACGAGTTCGCCACTCTGTCGTCGCTCACCCTCGACCCGGGCCGCCTCCGTCTCAAGGTCGGGGTCGTCTCGGTCCGCGGCAACTATCGCGAACATAACGAAGACAACTATTTCGTCCCCGGCCGCCGCCCCGTCCGCCACGACGTTCTGAATGAGAGCGGCGAGCATCCGACGATGACGCTGGAACCCTCGAACTTATTTATCGTCGCCGATGGCATGGGGGGCCAGCAGGGGGGCGAACAGGCCAGCCTGATGGCCGTTGAGATGATCCCCCGCGAGATCGCCAAGCGGCTCCCCGCCGACCAGACCGAGCCCCGCCACGTCCAGGAGGCGATCCGAGAGGCCGTCGCCCAGGTGAACCAGGAGATCCTGGGCAGTTCCGGAGCTCTGACCGAATTCGCCAACATGGGGACGACTGTGGTCCTGGCGCAGTTCCGGCCGGACAAGGTCTACGTCGCCGGAATTGGAGACTCTCGCGCCTACCGCCTGCGAGACGGAGTCCTGGAACGGCTGACGAAGGATCACTCGTTGGCCGACGCCCTGGTCGAGGCCGGCACGATCACGCCCGAGGAACTTCAGAACCACAAGTTCAAGAACGTCCTCTACCTTTACCTGGGGAGCAAGGACGCGCGGAGCGGGCCGGAGGACTTCCGGGTGATGGACGTCCGCCTGGGCGACCGCTTTCTGATGGCGAGCGACGGACTCACCGGCGTCGTCTCGGATCTGGAACTCGGGAGGGTTCTCGGATCGGTCAACGACCCCCAGGAAGCGGCGGTGATGCTGAAAAACCTCGCTCTGGCGAACGACTC